The following are encoded in a window of Etheostoma cragini isolate CJK2018 chromosome 7, CSU_Ecrag_1.0, whole genome shotgun sequence genomic DNA:
- the LOC117947463 gene encoding uncharacterized protein LOC117947463 isoform X2, with protein MDDEETNAVDPTYQNLLLLGAIAAASAFVVTILIVLVCVGCQRKSKSKHPPAGEKGTSVNMGTLRHPKLNSMSKSDTRLHEINRFPCNGNSVSKSRPASMDLLLLHSRRSQTDLRPSHGRQLPQIPTSPQGSGHGGGGETGGDGVGGAGGGGGGGGGGGGGGGEARDHTYTEVGIRNNPTPTHCLDDGLYESVGVREGDAGPKVPSAPPPTSNNTPATVRAAQSPPAPANGVRNGNGHVNGGRGNGRGNGAINGPMTGRGNGASGINRSPLSSVNSLAIQDPTAAEYASIRKFKKVDKTNRKENNGGDSQSDSQSSVSDSPSTAPLPLHRSQEFLRKGLEPFHLHSFPKEAVFMGNGEQYIWKPPEEDDIITLHPPPLRAESIQGHPSPPTAKEIADTYSIVCKTQKKKPPMENNGSKTLPRSFGGGSRGRGRGVQVQARSQEEPGYEPIGDRSWPTCAMTESDPAYATIDTHRKREQAATNNSTAGGSATLKRKKQTPQQPAAPSAPQSSGPTALPTRGLPGGENFYETISDVKQGGNSSSTTTIFTFNDGMEMYVTGL; from the exons ATGGATGATGAAGAGACAAATGCCGTGGACCCGACCTACCAAAACTTGCTGCTTCTTGGAGCCATCGCAGCAGCATCTGCTTTTGTGGTCACCATCCTTATTGTCCTTGTCTGTGTTGGTTGCCAAAG AAAAAGCAAGAGCAAGCACCCCCCAGCCGGAGAGAAAGGGACATCTGTAAATATG GGTACCCTTCGACACCCAAAACTGAACTCCATGAGCAAATCTGACACCCGACTGCATGAGATCAATCGCTTTCCCTGCAATGGAAACT CTGTTAGCAAGAGCCGTCCAGCCAGTATGGACCTTCTGCTCCTCCACAGCCGGCGCTCACAGACGGACCTGAGGCCCTCCCATGGGCGCCAGCTTCCACAGATCCCCACCAGTCCCCAGGGATCTGGCcatgggggaggaggggagacaGGAGGGGATGGGGTAGGAGgtgcaggaggaggggggggagggggaggaggaggaggaggaggaggaggggaggctAGAGACCACACCTACACCGAGGTGGGCATACGGAACAACCCCACCCCAACCCACTGCCTGGATGACGGCCTTTATGAAAGCGTAGGTGTCCGGGAAGGTGACGCAGGCCCCAAGGTACCCTCGGCCCCGCCCCCAACATCAAACAACACTCCGGCTACAGTCAGAGCTGCTCAAAGTCCCCCAGCTCCAGCCAACGGAGTTCGCAATGGGAACGGGCATGTGaat GGTGGCAGAGGGAACGGCAGAGGAAATGGCGCCATTAACGGGCCGATGACAGGAAGAGGTAATGGTGCGAGTGGAATCAACAGgtcccctctctcttctgtcaACTCACTGGCCATTCAAGATCCAACTGCAGCTGAGTATGCTTCCATACGGAAGTTCAAAAAG GTCGACAAGACCAACAGGAAGGAAAATAACGGGGGCGACAGCCAGTCAGACAGTCAATCGAGTGTGAGTGATTCACCCTCTACAGCTCCTCTTCCACTACATCGCAGTCAGGAGTTTCTGCGCAAAGGACTGGAGCCGTTTCACCTGCACTCCTTCCCAAAG GAGGCAGTGTTCATGGGTAACGGTGAGCAGTACATCTGGAAGCCTCCAGAGGAAGATGACATCATCACTTTGCACCCACCTCCACTCCGTGCAGAGAGCATACAAGGACACCCATCGCCCCCAACTGCAAAGGag atTGCAGACACCTACTCCATTGTGTGTAAAACCCAGAAGAAGAAACCTCCCATGGAAAACAACGGATCAAAGACCCTCCCACGCTCCTTTGGTGGAGGTTCCCGGGGCAGAGGCCGAGGAGTTCAGGTCCAAGCACGTTCCCAGGAGGAGCCCGGCTATGAGCCGATAGGAGACCGGTCCTGGCCCACATGTGCAATGACCGAGTCTGACCCTGCGTACGCTACAATCGACACCCACCGGAAACGGGAGCAAGCGGCAACCAATAACAGCACAGCTGGGGGTTCTGCCACTCTGAAGAGAAAGAAGCAGACACCGCAGCAGCCTGCAGCACCATCGGCACCTCAGAGCTCAGGACCCACCGCCCTGCCTACTAGAGGACTGCCTGGTGGAGAAAACTTCTATGAGACCATCAGTGATGTGAAACAAGGGGGCAACAGCTCCAGCACCACTACCATCTTTACCTTCAATGATGGGATGGAGATGTACGTCACTGGCCTGTAG
- the LOC117947463 gene encoding cAMP-specific 3',5'-cyclic phosphodiesterase isoform X4, translating to MSKSDTRLHEINRFPCNGNSVSKSRPASMDLLLLHSRRSQTDLRPSHGRQLPQIPTSPQGSGHGGGGETGGDGVGGAGGGGGGGGGGGGGGGEARDHTYTEVGIRNNPTPTHCLDDGLYESVGVREGDAGPKVPSAPPPTSNNTPATVRAAQSPPAPANGVRNGNGHVNGGRGNGRGNGAINGPMTGRGNGASGINRSPLSSVNSLAIQDPTAAEYASIRKFKKVDKTNRKENNGGDSQSDSQSSVSDSPSTAPLPLHRSQEFLRKGLEPFHLHSFPKEAVFMGNGEQYIWKPPEEDDIITLHPPPLRAESIQGHPSPPTAKEIADTYSIVCKTQKKKPPMENNGSKTLPRSFGGGSRGRGRGVQVQARSQEEPGYEPIGDRSWPTCAMTESDPAYATIDTHRKREQAATNNSTAGGSATLKRKKQTPQQPAAPSAPQSSGPTALPTRGLPGGENFYETISDVKQGGNSSSTTTIFTFNDGMEMYVTGL from the exons ATGAGCAAATCTGACACCCGACTGCATGAGATCAATCGCTTTCCCTGCAATGGAAACT CTGTTAGCAAGAGCCGTCCAGCCAGTATGGACCTTCTGCTCCTCCACAGCCGGCGCTCACAGACGGACCTGAGGCCCTCCCATGGGCGCCAGCTTCCACAGATCCCCACCAGTCCCCAGGGATCTGGCcatgggggaggaggggagacaGGAGGGGATGGGGTAGGAGgtgcaggaggaggggggggagggggaggaggaggaggaggaggaggaggggaggctAGAGACCACACCTACACCGAGGTGGGCATACGGAACAACCCCACCCCAACCCACTGCCTGGATGACGGCCTTTATGAAAGCGTAGGTGTCCGGGAAGGTGACGCAGGCCCCAAGGTACCCTCGGCCCCGCCCCCAACATCAAACAACACTCCGGCTACAGTCAGAGCTGCTCAAAGTCCCCCAGCTCCAGCCAACGGAGTTCGCAATGGGAACGGGCATGTGaat GGTGGCAGAGGGAACGGCAGAGGAAATGGCGCCATTAACGGGCCGATGACAGGAAGAGGTAATGGTGCGAGTGGAATCAACAGgtcccctctctcttctgtcaACTCACTGGCCATTCAAGATCCAACTGCAGCTGAGTATGCTTCCATACGGAAGTTCAAAAAG GTCGACAAGACCAACAGGAAGGAAAATAACGGGGGCGACAGCCAGTCAGACAGTCAATCGAGTGTGAGTGATTCACCCTCTACAGCTCCTCTTCCACTACATCGCAGTCAGGAGTTTCTGCGCAAAGGACTGGAGCCGTTTCACCTGCACTCCTTCCCAAAG GAGGCAGTGTTCATGGGTAACGGTGAGCAGTACATCTGGAAGCCTCCAGAGGAAGATGACATCATCACTTTGCACCCACCTCCACTCCGTGCAGAGAGCATACAAGGACACCCATCGCCCCCAACTGCAAAGGag atTGCAGACACCTACTCCATTGTGTGTAAAACCCAGAAGAAGAAACCTCCCATGGAAAACAACGGATCAAAGACCCTCCCACGCTCCTTTGGTGGAGGTTCCCGGGGCAGAGGCCGAGGAGTTCAGGTCCAAGCACGTTCCCAGGAGGAGCCCGGCTATGAGCCGATAGGAGACCGGTCCTGGCCCACATGTGCAATGACCGAGTCTGACCCTGCGTACGCTACAATCGACACCCACCGGAAACGGGAGCAAGCGGCAACCAATAACAGCACAGCTGGGGGTTCTGCCACTCTGAAGAGAAAGAAGCAGACACCGCAGCAGCCTGCAGCACCATCGGCACCTCAGAGCTCAGGACCCACCGCCCTGCCTACTAGAGGACTGCCTGGTGGAGAAAACTTCTATGAGACCATCAGTGATGTGAAACAAGGGGGCAACAGCTCCAGCACCACTACCATCTTTACCTTCAATGATGGGATGGAGATGTACGTCACTGGCCTGTAG
- the LOC117947463 gene encoding atrophin-1 isoform X3: protein MDDEETNAVDPTYQNLLLLGAIAAASAFVVTILIVLVCVGCQRKSKSKHPPAGEKGTSVNMQGTLRHPKLNSMSKSDTRLHEINRFPCNGNSVSKSRPASMDLLLLHSRRSQTDLRPSHGRQLPQIPTSPQGSGHGGGGETGGDGVGGAGGGGGGGGGGGGGGGEARDHTYTEVGIRNNPTPTHCLDDGLYESVGVREGDAGPKVPSAPPPTSNNTPATVRAAQSPPAPANGVRNGNGHVNGGRGNGRGNGAINGPMTGRGNGASGINRSPLSSVNSLAIQDPTAAEYASIRKFKKVDKTNRKENNGGDSQSDSQSSVSDSPSTAPLPLHRSQEFLRKGLEPFHLHSFPKIADTYSIVCKTQKKKPPMENNGSKTLPRSFGGGSRGRGRGVQVQARSQEEPGYEPIGDRSWPTCAMTESDPAYATIDTHRKREQAATNNSTAGGSATLKRKKQTPQQPAAPSAPQSSGPTALPTRGLPGGENFYETISDVKQGGNSSSTTTIFTFNDGMEMYVTGL from the exons ATGGATGATGAAGAGACAAATGCCGTGGACCCGACCTACCAAAACTTGCTGCTTCTTGGAGCCATCGCAGCAGCATCTGCTTTTGTGGTCACCATCCTTATTGTCCTTGTCTGTGTTGGTTGCCAAAG AAAAAGCAAGAGCAAGCACCCCCCAGCCGGAGAGAAAGGGACATCTGTAAATATG CAGGGTACCCTTCGACACCCAAAACTGAACTCCATGAGCAAATCTGACACCCGACTGCATGAGATCAATCGCTTTCCCTGCAATGGAAACT CTGTTAGCAAGAGCCGTCCAGCCAGTATGGACCTTCTGCTCCTCCACAGCCGGCGCTCACAGACGGACCTGAGGCCCTCCCATGGGCGCCAGCTTCCACAGATCCCCACCAGTCCCCAGGGATCTGGCcatgggggaggaggggagacaGGAGGGGATGGGGTAGGAGgtgcaggaggaggggggggagggggaggaggaggaggaggaggaggaggggaggctAGAGACCACACCTACACCGAGGTGGGCATACGGAACAACCCCACCCCAACCCACTGCCTGGATGACGGCCTTTATGAAAGCGTAGGTGTCCGGGAAGGTGACGCAGGCCCCAAGGTACCCTCGGCCCCGCCCCCAACATCAAACAACACTCCGGCTACAGTCAGAGCTGCTCAAAGTCCCCCAGCTCCAGCCAACGGAGTTCGCAATGGGAACGGGCATGTGaat GGTGGCAGAGGGAACGGCAGAGGAAATGGCGCCATTAACGGGCCGATGACAGGAAGAGGTAATGGTGCGAGTGGAATCAACAGgtcccctctctcttctgtcaACTCACTGGCCATTCAAGATCCAACTGCAGCTGAGTATGCTTCCATACGGAAGTTCAAAAAG GTCGACAAGACCAACAGGAAGGAAAATAACGGGGGCGACAGCCAGTCAGACAGTCAATCGAGTGTGAGTGATTCACCCTCTACAGCTCCTCTTCCACTACATCGCAGTCAGGAGTTTCTGCGCAAAGGACTGGAGCCGTTTCACCTGCACTCCTTCCCAAAG atTGCAGACACCTACTCCATTGTGTGTAAAACCCAGAAGAAGAAACCTCCCATGGAAAACAACGGATCAAAGACCCTCCCACGCTCCTTTGGTGGAGGTTCCCGGGGCAGAGGCCGAGGAGTTCAGGTCCAAGCACGTTCCCAGGAGGAGCCCGGCTATGAGCCGATAGGAGACCGGTCCTGGCCCACATGTGCAATGACCGAGTCTGACCCTGCGTACGCTACAATCGACACCCACCGGAAACGGGAGCAAGCGGCAACCAATAACAGCACAGCTGGGGGTTCTGCCACTCTGAAGAGAAAGAAGCAGACACCGCAGCAGCCTGCAGCACCATCGGCACCTCAGAGCTCAGGACCCACCGCCCTGCCTACTAGAGGACTGCCTGGTGGAGAAAACTTCTATGAGACCATCAGTGATGTGAAACAAGGGGGCAACAGCTCCAGCACCACTACCATCTTTACCTTCAATGATGGGATGGAGATGTACGTCACTGGCCTGTAG
- the LOC117947463 gene encoding uncharacterized protein LOC117947463 isoform X1, which yields MDDEETNAVDPTYQNLLLLGAIAAASAFVVTILIVLVCVGCQRKSKSKHPPAGEKGTSVNMQGTLRHPKLNSMSKSDTRLHEINRFPCNGNSVSKSRPASMDLLLLHSRRSQTDLRPSHGRQLPQIPTSPQGSGHGGGGETGGDGVGGAGGGGGGGGGGGGGGGEARDHTYTEVGIRNNPTPTHCLDDGLYESVGVREGDAGPKVPSAPPPTSNNTPATVRAAQSPPAPANGVRNGNGHVNGGRGNGRGNGAINGPMTGRGNGASGINRSPLSSVNSLAIQDPTAAEYASIRKFKKVDKTNRKENNGGDSQSDSQSSVSDSPSTAPLPLHRSQEFLRKGLEPFHLHSFPKEAVFMGNGEQYIWKPPEEDDIITLHPPPLRAESIQGHPSPPTAKEIADTYSIVCKTQKKKPPMENNGSKTLPRSFGGGSRGRGRGVQVQARSQEEPGYEPIGDRSWPTCAMTESDPAYATIDTHRKREQAATNNSTAGGSATLKRKKQTPQQPAAPSAPQSSGPTALPTRGLPGGENFYETISDVKQGGNSSSTTTIFTFNDGMEMYVTGL from the exons ATGGATGATGAAGAGACAAATGCCGTGGACCCGACCTACCAAAACTTGCTGCTTCTTGGAGCCATCGCAGCAGCATCTGCTTTTGTGGTCACCATCCTTATTGTCCTTGTCTGTGTTGGTTGCCAAAG AAAAAGCAAGAGCAAGCACCCCCCAGCCGGAGAGAAAGGGACATCTGTAAATATG CAGGGTACCCTTCGACACCCAAAACTGAACTCCATGAGCAAATCTGACACCCGACTGCATGAGATCAATCGCTTTCCCTGCAATGGAAACT CTGTTAGCAAGAGCCGTCCAGCCAGTATGGACCTTCTGCTCCTCCACAGCCGGCGCTCACAGACGGACCTGAGGCCCTCCCATGGGCGCCAGCTTCCACAGATCCCCACCAGTCCCCAGGGATCTGGCcatgggggaggaggggagacaGGAGGGGATGGGGTAGGAGgtgcaggaggaggggggggagggggaggaggaggaggaggaggaggaggggaggctAGAGACCACACCTACACCGAGGTGGGCATACGGAACAACCCCACCCCAACCCACTGCCTGGATGACGGCCTTTATGAAAGCGTAGGTGTCCGGGAAGGTGACGCAGGCCCCAAGGTACCCTCGGCCCCGCCCCCAACATCAAACAACACTCCGGCTACAGTCAGAGCTGCTCAAAGTCCCCCAGCTCCAGCCAACGGAGTTCGCAATGGGAACGGGCATGTGaat GGTGGCAGAGGGAACGGCAGAGGAAATGGCGCCATTAACGGGCCGATGACAGGAAGAGGTAATGGTGCGAGTGGAATCAACAGgtcccctctctcttctgtcaACTCACTGGCCATTCAAGATCCAACTGCAGCTGAGTATGCTTCCATACGGAAGTTCAAAAAG GTCGACAAGACCAACAGGAAGGAAAATAACGGGGGCGACAGCCAGTCAGACAGTCAATCGAGTGTGAGTGATTCACCCTCTACAGCTCCTCTTCCACTACATCGCAGTCAGGAGTTTCTGCGCAAAGGACTGGAGCCGTTTCACCTGCACTCCTTCCCAAAG GAGGCAGTGTTCATGGGTAACGGTGAGCAGTACATCTGGAAGCCTCCAGAGGAAGATGACATCATCACTTTGCACCCACCTCCACTCCGTGCAGAGAGCATACAAGGACACCCATCGCCCCCAACTGCAAAGGag atTGCAGACACCTACTCCATTGTGTGTAAAACCCAGAAGAAGAAACCTCCCATGGAAAACAACGGATCAAAGACCCTCCCACGCTCCTTTGGTGGAGGTTCCCGGGGCAGAGGCCGAGGAGTTCAGGTCCAAGCACGTTCCCAGGAGGAGCCCGGCTATGAGCCGATAGGAGACCGGTCCTGGCCCACATGTGCAATGACCGAGTCTGACCCTGCGTACGCTACAATCGACACCCACCGGAAACGGGAGCAAGCGGCAACCAATAACAGCACAGCTGGGGGTTCTGCCACTCTGAAGAGAAAGAAGCAGACACCGCAGCAGCCTGCAGCACCATCGGCACCTCAGAGCTCAGGACCCACCGCCCTGCCTACTAGAGGACTGCCTGGTGGAGAAAACTTCTATGAGACCATCAGTGATGTGAAACAAGGGGGCAACAGCTCCAGCACCACTACCATCTTTACCTTCAATGATGGGATGGAGATGTACGTCACTGGCCTGTAG